The genomic region tgacgacgccgagaccGTGGCCCACGCCACACAAGGCGTTGAACAATGCGAGCTCGTctcccgacgacgaggaggacgacaccTCGacggtccgtccgtccgccgtgAGGACCCGAAAGGAGAGCACGTTGTCGACCATAAAGCCGTGCAGGCCGTTTTGCGCCGTGTTGCCGCCtccgaggatgccgccgatgatgcTCACGGCGTTGGAGTTGGGGAGCGTCGTGTAGTagccctcctcgacgagatgCTTGAGCAGGTCCCCGGTCAGCACGCCTGCTCCAACACGGACGGTTTCTTTAGCCTTGTCCAAGTCAATGGTCTTGAAGTCTTTGAGCTCCAGCAGGGCGGTCTTGGAGTTAATAGCGACGAAGGCGCCGTGAcgaccgccggcgggcaccaCATTCAGGCCGTTCTGCTTGGCGAGGCgaatggcggcgacgatgtccTCCTCACTCTTTggagtgatgatgatggcggggtGAGATAGGTTTGATTCGGTCCACCGTGGGAGGATGTCGCTGAGGGCGACTTCGGGGGATGGAATGACGAAGGGACAGGCAAGGCTGTCTGTTCCCGATAGTGTAgaggccatgacgacgattTTGGATACTGTTGGTGTATAGATCTGCCCGCTGGTTCGTCATGACTTCACGGAGGGCAGTTAGTTGTCTTTATAGTTGTTCTCGACGGGCGTCAGCCTCAGGCGCTGGCCCGTCGGCTAACGAGTCCCGTTGTCAGCTTACGCCTCGGTGCCTCACCAAGTCAGCCATTTGCTCTCCACATGTCTGGACCTCAATACGAAATGCATGTACTCTTCACCCAGACGCCCCCCTTCGGCCTTGCTGTACATCGCGCATGACACCGTAGAGGTGTATGCGGTGGGTATCGCGGGGCCAGGGTCGGCACAACGAGAGAGTGCGAGTAAGGAGTTGTCGCGAATCTCGGACGAAATTCGTCCAGATGCTGCGGGGGCCCGCCATTGGCCTCTggagggggcggcagcaCGGCCCCGTGTAAGTGGAATTCGGCGGATGCTAAACTCGGTCGGAGAACTCGGTCTGCCGAAGAGCGAATCAGCGGATTGACCACGAAAGGGGTGCTGATTCCACAAAGCTGATTCCATCAccgctgctcctcccgcGGCACGGGCATCTCAGCGATGGATACGAGCTGCTGAGCCGGCCGCGTGTCTGGAGCGCAGATGCTGTTTCGTGATGGGCTCCCCGATGGCTTCTCCGCAAGTCGGTAAGGATCTCCCGGCTTTGCTCCTCAATTGCCGGACACGATTGCTGTGGCGTCGATCGTGGTAATGTCTCTGGCAGGCGTGAACTTCGTATATTATACTAACAGTCCCCGCCAAACTGTCGCTATCGAAATGCATGTTTCATAGGTTGCCGCCCCTGTCCTGGTGTgtcgccaccgcccgtcATGTGACGGATATTACGATGACCTTTGTTTCCAGCTCCTACCCCAGATGCTTGATGGATGGCATTTGTTACATCTTCGCCTTGCCTGCTACCGCGGAAAGCTCCTGCCGAATCGCCAGATCCGAGATGATttcctcgctgccgccgccaacgacctGTCAAAGTCAGGATTAGCCTGGCCCATGGACAGCCTCCTTCAGCATCGACACGCCAAATGAACTTACCAGCATTCGCAGGTCCCGACTAATTTGCTCGACCGTcgcgcccggcccggcccgctgGTATCCGGCGCCTCCAAAGATCTGTTGGGCCTCCCtggccgccagctcgaccATCTGCCCGCCCTGGATCTTCACCAGGGCGATGCGGCTCGCAATGTCCGGACTctgccagcccagcggcgACTGCCCGACATGGTACGCAATCTGCTCGAGCCATGCCCAgtgcgcctcgacgcggtgcgccagctcgacgagcttgcgCCGGATGACTTGGTTTTGCATGAGCGGCCGGCCAAACGTCTCGCGCTGCATGGCGTACTGGAACGACATGGCCAGACAGGTCCGGCTCTTGCGGTtgcaggcgacggccagcaggaAGCGCTCGCGGTTGAAGTTCTTCATGATGACGGGGAACCCCCTGTTCTCCTCGCCGATGAGGTTCTCGACGGGCACCTTTACgttgtcgaggtcgacgaaggaggcgccgcccgcgttcTGCCCGCTGTTGCGGATCTTCTCGTGGCTCACGCCGGGGCTGTCCATGGGGATGACGAGCACCGAGATGCCCTTCATGCCGGCGGCCCCCGtgcgcaccgccgtcgtcatgtgCGAGGCCCAGGGGGTGCCCGTGATCCACTTCTTGGCTCCGTTGACGACGTAGAACCTGCCGTCGGGCGTCTtctccgccgtcgtcttgagctgcgcgacgtccgacccgccgcccggctccGTGATGCCCAGGCTGAAGCTCGTCGTGCGGTCGAACAAGCCCGGCAGCCACCTCGCCTTCTGCGCCTCCGTGCCGTAAtggatgatgggcggcgtgccaatcgacgacgcgcccgccagggcgatgcccacgccgccctctATGCGCGCCATCTCGTCCGATACGATGAGCATGTGgaaggcgtcgagctgctcgtgcgggacgcccgccagcacgGGTATGTCCGTCGGGCGGTACTTGACGGGCACGTCCTCGAAGGGGATGCCCGACCGGCAGAACTGCAGCGCCGCATCACGAGgcacgtcgccggcgtcctccCACTCGAGCGCCTGGGGTAGGATCTTGTCGTCAAAGTACTTGCGCACGCGGTCGCGCAGCCGTCGGTGCGACTCGTTGTagtacggcgacgacaggcTGCGATACCACGCCGGCTCGCTCCACGGCACGCGGTCGTCCAGATTGAGCTTTGGGTCTGCGGGCATTGTTAAGAAGTCGTCGGTATTATTTGTTTGTTGTGATACAAACAACTCGTTGCCGTTGTCCACTGCGGCTGAGGCAGGGCGTCTTATAATAAGAGCATCGCGACCGCTCAAGTTGGTTTGCCGGCCACTACTACTAGCTCCGGTAGAGCAAGTCCAGCCTCGGCTCGGAGTCGGCCCATCTCAAAGCCGTCCGCCTGCGGCGGGTATGATAGCGACAGCCACCGAAGCctataataaataaag from Purpureocillium takamizusanense chromosome 12, complete sequence harbors:
- a CDS encoding uncharacterized protein (COG:E~EggNog:ENOG503P0FW), which produces MPADPKLNLDDRVPWSEPAWYRSLSSPYYNESHRRLRDRVRKYFDDKILPQALEWEDAGDVPRDAALQFCRSGIPFEDVPVKYRPTDIPVLAGVPHEQLDAFHMLIVSDEMARIEGGVGIALAGASSIGTPPIIHYGTEAQKARWLPGLFDRTTSFSLGITEPGGGSDVAQLKTTAEKTPDGRFYVVNGAKKWITGTPWASHMTTAVRTGAAGMKGISVLVIPMDSPGVSHEKIRNSGQNAGGASFVDLDNVKVPVENLIGEENRGFPVIMKNFNRERFLLAVACNRKSRTCLAMSFQYAMQRETFGRPLMQNQVIRRKLVELAHRVEAHWAWLEQIAYHVGQSPLGWQSPDIASRIALVKIQGGQMVELAAREAQQIFGGAGYQRAGPGATVEQISRDLRMLVVGGGSEEIISDLAIRQELSAVAGKAKM